The genomic interval TTTGCTCGCAGTCATGAGCGACTCGTGGGTGCCCTTCAGCCGGTATATCTTTAACACTGTATTTATAACAGCTGTTGGTACGGCTGGCCATGTGGTCATCGCTTCCTTATGCGCTTATGTCTTATCCAAGCATAAGTTTCCTGGCAAAGGAATCATGTTCAGTACGGTCGTGCTCTCGCTTATGTTTAGTGGTGTCGTTACCCAAATACCGAACTTTATCATCATTTCTTCGTTAGGCTGGATTGATTCGTATCAGGCTATTATTGTTCCGGCATTTGCATCCTCGCTCGGATTGTATCTCATGAAGCAGTTTATGGATCAGATGATTCCCGACGCCATCTTGGAATCGGCTCGCATTGACGGCTCCAGCGAATGGAAGATTTTCTGGTCAATTGTAATGCCAATGGTTAAGCCTGCTTGGCTGACGCTCATCATCTTCTCCATGCAAGGTTTGTGGGGAATTGGCGCGAATCACTTCATCCAAAGCGAGGAGCTGAAAACCTTAAACTATGCGTTGTCCCAAATCTTAGCCGGCGGAATTGCCCGTACAGGGACAGGATCGGCTGCAGCGGTGCTGATGATGATTGTGCCTATCATCGTGTTTATCATCTCTCAGTCGAAGATTATAGAGACCATGTCTGCATCAGGCATGAAAGAATAGGCATGGAAGGGGAAGAATGCGGTGGTTAGAAAAAAGTGGATTTTGTTTTTTGCCGCACTATTATTGTTGTGCAGCTTCGGTATTGAATCAGCTTCCGCCATGGTTCCATATAAAACCTATTTTTATGATTATGACGGGGAGTATCTCGTTTCTCCTGACGCTTATGTGCCAGGCAAAGTGTTAAACGCCAAGGCGATGGGGATCGAGGGCGCTGGGCTGAACCAGCCTCTGGATTTGTTTGTAGACAACAATAACTCGGTTTATATCGCAGATACGGGATCGAACAGAATTATTATTCTCGATGAACAGTACCGAATAAAACGAGAAATTACGGAGTTTGTCCATGAGGACGGCGTGACGAAGGATCAGTTCAACACGCCAAGCGGCATATTTGTGTCAGAGGAGGGGCTGATCTACGTTGCCGACTCCAAAAACGCTAGAATCGTCGTGCTTCATCAGGATGGAAGCGTAGAGAAAATATTGGAGGCACCGGATTCGGATGTGTTTCCTGCCGGCTTTATTTACGAGCCATCAGCAATCGGTGTTGATCCATCCGGTCTTATCTATGTTATTTCGAAGAGCACAAACATGGGTGTTATTGCTCTGAATGCTGACGGCGGATTCGAAGGTTTTGTTGGTGCGGAGAAGGTTGTGCCCAAAGTGTCCGATTTGTTCTGGAAGCTGGTGACGACCAAGGAGCAGAAGAGCCGCACAGCCAAAAGCGTACCGACCGAGTACAACAACATTACAATCGATGAGCTTGGCTTTGCTTATGTTACGAGCAGTGCGATCCATGCCAGAAACCAATACAGCGCGCTCATTAACCGGGACAAATCGAGTAAGCATGCGCCAATTAAGCGGCTGAACAATACAGGCATCGATGTACTGAAACGAAATGGCGCTTATCCGCCTGCTGGAGATATTCAAACAACCGACAAGGTTTCACGTTTTATTGATGTAGCTTTGGCAGAGGACGGGGCGTACAGCACGCTCGATTCTTCGCAAAATAAAATTTTTACGTACGACGATAACGGCAATCTTCTTTATGTATTTGGCGGTTACGGAACGCAGGACGGCGTGTTCCAGAGCGCTTCTGCGCTCGCTTACCAGAGCAATAATCTGCTTGTGCTCGATAAGGATTCAAGCAAGCTGACTGTATTTAGGCGGACCGAATACGGCGCTAACATTGCAGCGGCGATTCATCATCGCAAGAATCGCAATTACGATGAATCCATCGCTGCATGGCAGCGGGTTTTGAAGATGAATCCGACGCTAGAGATGGCGTATTCCGGTGTGGCGCAGTCCAATATGCGCAAAGAAGAATACAAGGAAGCGATGCACAATTACAAGCTGGCCAATGACTGGGATCATTATTTCAAAGCTTTTGCGGAGTATCGGAAAGAAATAGTAAGCAAATTTATTATCCTCATTCCAATAGTCGCAGCA from Paenibacillus sp. FSL K6-3182 carries:
- a CDS encoding carbohydrate ABC transporter permease, with amino-acid sequence MNEVIQIKLHRSKSGIKRSFFADFGIYLFLLLFGIFMMLPLVYAISNSIKPLEEIWFFPPRFLVNNPTLDNFRDLLAVMSDSWVPFSRYIFNTVFITAVGTAGHVVIASLCAYVLSKHKFPGKGIMFSTVVLSLMFSGVVTQIPNFIIISSLGWIDSYQAIIVPAFASSLGLYLMKQFMDQMIPDAILESARIDGSSEWKIFWSIVMPMVKPAWLTLIIFSMQGLWGIGANHFIQSEELKTLNYALSQILAGGIARTGTGSAAAVLMMIVPIIVFIISQSKIIETMSASGMKE
- a CDS encoding YIP1 family protein, with the translated sequence MVRKKWILFFAALLLLCSFGIESASAMVPYKTYFYDYDGEYLVSPDAYVPGKVLNAKAMGIEGAGLNQPLDLFVDNNNSVYIADTGSNRIIILDEQYRIKREITEFVHEDGVTKDQFNTPSGIFVSEEGLIYVADSKNARIVVLHQDGSVEKILEAPDSDVFPAGFIYEPSAIGVDPSGLIYVISKSTNMGVIALNADGGFEGFVGAEKVVPKVSDLFWKLVTTKEQKSRTAKSVPTEYNNITIDELGFAYVTSSAIHARNQYSALINRDKSSKHAPIKRLNNTGIDVLKRNGAYPPAGDIQTTDKVSRFIDVALAEDGAYSTLDSSQNKIFTYDDNGNLLYVFGGYGTQDGVFQSASALAYQSNNLLVLDKDSSKLTVFRRTEYGANIAAAIHHRKNRNYDESIAAWQRVLKMNPTLEMAYSGVAQSNMRKEEYKEAMHNYKLANDWDHYFKAFAEYRKEIVSKFIILIPIVAAAILWLVYRFFKYAKKVNTAGWRKPGKRTLWEELLYSFHVMFHPFDGFWDLKHEKRGSVRAAVIIVAAVMAVDIFKQLAGGYILYPSDWRVIELWDTLLSVLIPFGLWCCANWGLTTLMDGEGSLKDIFIASSYSLVPMVIITIPVTLFSNIVVLEEQQFITFFTTLALGWSLGLIFIGVLVTNDYSPFKNFYTSAISIVGMGFIAFLTVLFINILQNMNSFITTIINEITFRL